From Vitis vinifera cultivar Pinot Noir 40024 chromosome 3, ASM3070453v1, the proteins below share one genomic window:
- the LOC100250293 gene encoding uncharacterized protein LOC100250293 — MSSTYPTHFFTASTPRRPSSEMSLGTHSPFLSKFEGLSWYTKTNGCILSFKPNGQFQNARSNLLSKIKVTAGHSGDPEKLNLDAIIEKARTLWDSSPQPVKSFPWNRTLENFIQLILDLTLAVIKYLCAPLLAVSSLSEMSYCANEKKLFLVPIPLLIGIVVAGLLKDAALELSPVLKDAEVAWHLIAIAIFFTLLKLPGPYYPYWGRIFIPHFANGGLLRTLWSVFLWYRRPRETLLQRKSLNGSGSVPNTP; from the exons ATGTCGTCTACGTATCCCACCCACTTCTTTACTGCTTCCACTCCCCGTCGACCTTCCTCTGAAATGTCTCTTGGAACCCATTCTCCTTTTCTTTCCAAATTCGAg GGATTGTCATGGTATACAAAGACAAATGGCTGCATTTTAAGTTTTAAACCAAATGGGCAATTTCAGAATGCTAGGTCGAATCTCCTGTCAAAAATAAAGGTGACTGCAGGACACTCCGGTGACCCTGAAAAGTTAAATTTGGATGCTATAATTGAGAAGGCAAGAACATTGTGGGATAGTTCTCCTCAGCCAGTCAAGAGCTTCCCTTGGAACAGAACATTGGAGAATTTTATTCAACTTATCCTTGATCTTACTTTGGCAGTCATCAAATACTTATGTGCACCATTGCTGGCTGTTTCCTCACTCAGTGAGATGTCCTACTGTGCGAATGAAAAGAAATTATTCCTTGTCCCAATTCCACTACTTATTGGCATTGTTGTTGCTGGGCTTCTAAAAGATGCTGCCTTGGAGCTATCTCCAGTTCTCAAG GATGCAGAAGTTGCCTGGCATCTGATTGCAATTGCGATTTTCTTCACATTGCTTAAATTGCCAGGCCCATATTACCCATATTGGGGCCGCATTTTCATTCCACACTTTGCAAATGGGGGATTATTGAGGACTCTGTGGTCTGTGTTTTTGTGGTATAGAAGGCCCCGTGAAACCCTTCTTCAGCGGAAATCTTTAAATGGCAGTGGTTCTGTGCCAAACACACCCTAA